Proteins co-encoded in one Blastocatellia bacterium genomic window:
- a CDS encoding S41 family peptidase produces MKYTKRYWLLLFALILPLTFAGAHPAQRFVGQSEDDTAMRKKIAEDFAEAVLKAKDNYAGTVDYDKLTKASVLGMLRTLDPHSSYFDRKEWESFQNDQSSRYYGIGSTIAQRNEKVYIMSPFDGTPAQRGGIRYGDQIIEINGEATEGWSSTQVSSKLIGPEGTPVTVKVRRAGAAQPVEFKFVREAVPLPSVSNYYLAPNGVGYINFDRGFNTTSYKEIVDALNELQRQGMTSLVLDLRGNRGGLVDQAQKIANLFLYRDQKIVTMRGRPAVFPERVYKANNPNPLDLPIVVLINRGSASAAEILAGALQDHDRAVLVGENSFGKGLVQSVFPLRDGSGLTLTTGHFYTPSGRLIQRDYSGRSFYDYYLKRGDKEAVQHTEEKKTDTGRTVYGG; encoded by the coding sequence ATGAAATACACGAAGCGTTACTGGTTGCTGTTGTTCGCGCTGATCCTTCCCCTAACTTTCGCCGGCGCCCACCCGGCACAACGGTTCGTCGGCCAGAGCGAAGACGACACGGCGATGCGCAAAAAGATCGCCGAGGATTTCGCCGAGGCGGTGCTAAAAGCCAAAGACAATTATGCCGGCACGGTCGATTACGACAAGCTGACCAAGGCTTCCGTCCTGGGCATGCTGCGCACCCTCGACCCGCATTCGAGCTATTTTGATCGCAAGGAGTGGGAGAGCTTCCAGAACGATCAGAGCAGCCGCTATTACGGCATCGGCTCGACCATCGCGCAGCGTAACGAAAAGGTCTACATCATGTCGCCGTTCGACGGCACGCCGGCGCAGCGCGGCGGCATCCGTTACGGCGACCAGATCATCGAGATTAACGGCGAGGCCACCGAAGGCTGGTCTTCGACGCAGGTGTCGAGCAAGCTGATCGGCCCCGAAGGCACGCCGGTCACCGTCAAGGTGCGGCGCGCCGGCGCGGCCCAGCCCGTCGAGTTCAAATTCGTTCGCGAGGCCGTGCCGCTGCCGTCGGTGTCGAATTACTATCTCGCGCCGAACGGCGTCGGCTACATCAACTTTGATCGCGGCTTCAATACGACGAGCTATAAAGAGATTGTTGATGCGCTCAACGAATTGCAGCGCCAGGGCATGACCTCGCTGGTGCTTGACCTGCGCGGCAACCGCGGCGGCCTCGTCGATCAGGCGCAGAAGATCGCCAACCTCTTCCTCTACCGCGATCAGAAGATCGTGACGATGCGCGGCCGGCCGGCAGTTTTTCCCGAGCGCGTCTACAAGGCGAACAACCCCAACCCGCTCGACCTTCCCATCGTCGTGCTGATTAATCGCGGCTCGGCGTCGGCGGCGGAAATTCTCGCCGGCGCTTTGCAAGACCATGACCGCGCCGTGCTGGTCGGCGAGAACAGCTTCGGCAAAGGGCTGGTGCAGAGCGTCTTCCCGTTGCGCGATGGGTCGGGATTGACGCTGACCACGGGCCACTTCTACACGCCGAGCGGGCGCTTGATTCAGCGCGATTACAGCGGGCGCTCGTTTTACGATTACTACCTGAAGCGCGGCGACAAAGAAGCCGTGCAGCACACCGAAGAGAAGAAGACCGACACCGGGCGCACGGTTTACGGCGGC
- a CDS encoding secretin N-terminal domain-containing protein, which produces MFAINNRLTATLVLTLMLASAVAAQQPQAAPAAKEPDYVQEKGFKSKVFELKNREPGELIGALRPLGSGFKGATIYASEALKTLSVRDFPENIAAIEEAIKRLDMPQPTRPPSPDIEFHVHILIAGNTGTTGEDFPAELTDVIKQMQGTLKYKSYGVMASAVHHATASGSGVSNNGVAESKLFNVTTPLGNPIFFNYNLSPLRVNAEALPQSVNIGSFRFHLRIPLNVGGPTQQQIQYQDVGFETPVTVREGEKVVVGTTTMGDKGLIVVVSAKFQNK; this is translated from the coding sequence ATGTTTGCCATTAACAACAGACTGACAGCCACACTTGTCCTTACGCTGATGCTGGCGTCCGCCGTCGCCGCGCAGCAACCGCAGGCCGCGCCGGCGGCGAAAGAGCCTGACTATGTCCAGGAGAAGGGCTTTAAATCGAAAGTATTTGAGCTGAAGAACCGCGAACCCGGCGAACTGATTGGCGCGCTCCGCCCGCTGGGGAGCGGCTTCAAAGGCGCGACGATCTACGCGAGCGAAGCACTGAAGACGCTCAGCGTTCGCGACTTTCCTGAGAATATTGCCGCAATCGAAGAGGCGATAAAGCGGCTCGACATGCCACAACCGACGCGCCCGCCGTCACCAGATATCGAGTTTCATGTCCATATTCTGATTGCCGGGAACACGGGGACGACGGGCGAAGACTTTCCCGCCGAACTGACCGACGTTATCAAGCAGATGCAAGGAACGTTGAAGTACAAAAGTTACGGCGTTATGGCGTCTGCCGTGCACCACGCGACGGCGAGCGGCAGCGGCGTTTCGAATAACGGAGTTGCCGAAAGCAAGCTGTTCAATGTCACCACGCCGCTCGGCAATCCGATCTTCTTCAACTACAACCTGAGTCCGCTCCGCGTGAACGCCGAGGCGTTGCCGCAGAGCGTCAACATCGGTTCGTTCCGTTTTCACCTGCGCATTCCACTGAACGTGGGCGGGCCGACGCAACAGCAGATTCAATATCAGGATGTCGGGTTTGAAACCCCGGTGACGGTGCGTGAAGGCGAGAAGGTTGTTGTCGGCACTACGACAATGGGAGACAAAGGGCTGATCGTTGTGGTCTCGGCCAAGTTTCAGAACAAGTAG
- a CDS encoding zf-HC2 domain-containing protein — MNCRRIEELIPLYVEGDLGEPGASDVRSHIESCEVCRGLVSEYEASQAWLRAAESPDFDEAFVDTIRAGVMRELAAREAAPPFAEGLRQWLAPRRLVAATAALLLIFAAVLVFFLAGRSRVSPQKEQQAITQPQPAVEKKPESGNPEPDGKQATIQSGPRTPHRGASLVVRHTSRVAGRAVKPQEHLIAAHPPDTVPAAPKLDGSDASKSADMLRIEIQTADPNIRIIWFAPKPTDAETPNPMGETL; from the coding sequence ATGAATTGCAGGCGCATTGAAGAATTGATCCCGCTTTATGTCGAAGGCGATCTCGGCGAGCCCGGCGCAAGCGATGTGCGGTCGCACATCGAGAGTTGCGAAGTGTGTCGCGGGCTGGTCAGTGAGTACGAAGCCAGCCAGGCGTGGCTGCGCGCCGCCGAATCGCCCGATTTCGACGAGGCATTCGTTGACACGATTCGCGCCGGCGTGATGCGCGAGCTTGCGGCGCGCGAGGCCGCGCCCCCTTTCGCTGAAGGTTTGCGGCAGTGGCTTGCGCCGCGCCGCCTGGTGGCCGCGACCGCCGCCTTGCTGCTGATCTTTGCCGCCGTCCTGGTTTTCTTCTTAGCGGGCCGGTCGCGCGTCAGCCCGCAGAAAGAGCAGCAAGCCATCACTCAGCCGCAGCCAGCAGTCGAGAAGAAACCAGAAAGCGGCAACCCGGAGCCAGACGGCAAACAGGCGACGATTCAATCCGGGCCACGGACGCCACATCGCGGTGCGTCTTTGGTTGTCCGACATACAAGCCGTGTCGCCGGGCGCGCTGTAAAGCCGCAAGAGCATCTGATCGCCGCGCATCCGCCTGATACCGTGCCCGCCGCGCCGAAGCTCGACGGCAGTGACGCGAGCAAGAGCGCGGATATGTTACGCATCGAAATTCAGACCGCAGACCCGAACATCCGAATCATCTGGTTCGCGCCGAAGCCGACCGATGCCGAGACGCCGAACCCGATGGGCGAAACCCTTTAG
- a CDS encoding sigma-70 family RNA polymerase sigma factor, with protein MASEVAEITLMTDSFRFGEAATPTDAAFAALIERARSGNAAAFEQIVIRYQRKVLATAWRMLGNEDDARDAAQEVFLRAFKYLGSFKADQDFAGWIYRITVNVCRDAGRKRSQVAFTSFEDEREAGGLDAAASSENLEAEAIRSEQRRMVADALATLTRKERAALVLRDLEGLPTEEVARILGTTAATVRSQVSAARAKIKQFHERLLRRARR; from the coding sequence ATGGCGAGCGAGGTTGCTGAGATCACTTTGATGACGGATAGCTTTAGATTCGGCGAAGCGGCGACGCCGACCGATGCCGCCTTCGCCGCGCTTATCGAGCGCGCTCGCTCGGGCAACGCCGCCGCCTTCGAGCAGATTGTTATTCGCTACCAGCGCAAGGTGCTGGCGACCGCCTGGCGCATGCTCGGCAACGAAGACGACGCCAGGGATGCGGCGCAGGAAGTCTTCTTACGGGCCTTCAAGTACCTGGGCAGCTTCAAAGCCGATCAGGATTTCGCGGGCTGGATTTACCGCATCACGGTCAACGTCTGCCGCGACGCCGGCCGCAAGCGCAGTCAGGTCGCCTTCACGTCGTTTGAAGACGAGCGCGAAGCGGGCGGCCTGGACGCGGCGGCGAGCAGCGAAAACCTCGAAGCCGAAGCGATCCGCTCAGAGCAGCGCCGCATGGTCGCAGACGCGCTCGCGACGCTGACCCGCAAGGAGCGCGCCGCGCTGGTGCTGCGCGATCTGGAAGGGCTGCCGACTGAAGAAGTCGCCCGCATTCTGGGAACGACGGCAGCGACGGTGCGCTCACAGGTGAGCGCGGCGCGGGCAAAGATTAAGCAGTTTCACGAGCGCCTACTGAGGCGCGCACGCAGGTGA
- the rpiB gene encoding ribose 5-phosphate isomerase B: protein MATIDERGKPVITESELHGASRGDTLRVDENARLTPLAEDAIKDRGILLERVRRRSANRKRIALGADHGGFEMKETLKRLLADLGHDVQDLGTHSTEAVDYPDYAHAVARAVARGTCDLGIVIDGAGIGSCMAANKVPGVRAAMCYDAATARNSREHNGANVLTLGGKLISNEVMREIVTAWLATDLTEDRHRRRVAKIDAIEREYMK from the coding sequence ATGGCAACCATAGACGAAAGAGGCAAACCGGTCATCACCGAAAGCGAGCTGCACGGCGCCAGCCGCGGCGACACCTTGCGTGTAGACGAAAACGCTCGCCTGACGCCGCTTGCCGAAGACGCCATCAAAGATCGCGGCATCCTGCTTGAGCGTGTCCGCCGCCGCTCAGCCAACCGCAAGCGAATCGCGCTCGGTGCCGATCACGGCGGCTTTGAGATGAAAGAAACCCTGAAGCGGCTGCTTGCCGATCTCGGCCACGACGTTCAAGATTTGGGCACACACTCGACAGAGGCGGTGGATTACCCGGATTACGCGCACGCTGTGGCGCGAGCCGTGGCGCGCGGCACCTGCGACCTCGGCATCGTTATAGATGGCGCGGGCATCGGCTCGTGCATGGCCGCCAACAAGGTGCCGGGCGTGCGCGCCGCGATGTGCTACGATGCGGCGACGGCGCGCAATAGCCGCGAGCATAATGGCGCCAATGTGCTGACGCTCGGCGGCAAGCTGATTAGCAACGAAGTGATGCGCGAAATCGTCACCGCCTGGCTGGCGACCGATTTGACCGAAGACCGCCACCGCCGCCGCGTCGCCAAAATTGACGCCATCGAGCGCGAATACATGAAATAA
- a CDS encoding PspA/IM30 family protein, giving the protein MWSRIKRLFRSVFGGMIESAEDPELILKQVIRDMNDKVPQMRENVVQVMATEKKLQKEVEILTREITQADYKVKAAIKQGQDDVAKLYIAQMQEKQTALDRSTSQLESAKVAAVQARKFLDNYIIQVKKRAAEAQQLVNEARAAKMQEQLSQAMASFQVGDDSNTFEEMRERIQRRSAAAEARMDLATGGIENQIQDIERESLNLQVEDTLAAYKRQMGLGEPAAPPRVEREPAEKSLGPADRAKASE; this is encoded by the coding sequence ATGTGGAGTCGAATTAAGCGGCTTTTCCGTTCCGTCTTTGGGGGCATGATCGAGAGCGCCGAAGACCCCGAATTGATCCTCAAACAGGTCATCCGCGACATGAATGACAAGGTGCCGCAAATGCGCGAGAACGTCGTGCAGGTGATGGCTACCGAGAAGAAGCTCCAGAAGGAAGTCGAGATTCTGACGCGCGAAATCACCCAGGCCGACTACAAAGTCAAGGCAGCGATCAAGCAGGGGCAAGACGACGTAGCCAAGCTTTACATCGCCCAGATGCAGGAGAAGCAGACCGCCCTCGACCGCTCAACGTCGCAACTTGAATCGGCTAAAGTCGCCGCCGTGCAGGCGAGGAAATTCCTCGACAACTACATCATCCAGGTGAAGAAACGCGCCGCCGAAGCGCAACAACTGGTCAACGAAGCGCGCGCCGCCAAGATGCAGGAGCAGTTGTCGCAGGCCATGGCGAGTTTTCAGGTTGGCGACGATTCGAACACCTTTGAAGAGATGCGCGAGCGCATTCAGCGGCGCTCGGCGGCTGCCGAAGCGCGCATGGATTTAGCCACCGGCGGCATCGAGAATCAGATTCAAGACATCGAACGCGAGTCGTTGAATCTGCAAGTCGAAGACACCCTCGCGGCTTACAAGCGGCAGATGGGCCTGGGCGAGCCGGCCGCGCCGCCGCGCGTCGAACGCGAGCCGGCTGAGAAATCGCTCGGCCCCGCGGACCGCGCCAAGGCATCGGAATAA
- a CDS encoding AAA family ATPase, with protein sequence MSSRTKLLLDEIEQLPAWAQKMARKYYAGEASHFLLYNNIYDLVRSGNEYISLLNYLQRELVGTKHLLTYNRSEGIKFGSPEAERSFAALLRVSDPLAGRDAMRNLPKDPARALPLIEHFLLYGDQVAVMINFLDTIIPAGDVSYMGGEDRTNLVAFQRWVTSSRLLKKDNIVILIGESVAEIHPRIRNNSRLAAIEIAYPDDNERLEFIRYMRGQLPQLKVEVTDEQLSLMTSGLNRVHLNSLLRSAASDADGLTLDKIRSKKKELIEAECVGLVEFVQPNYGLESVGGMAKAKEYMRSISEAIRAGNTEEAPMGILISGPVGTGKTFLAMCFAHDCGMNVVAFKNFRERWVGSSEANLEKILNLLQTLAPIVVLVDEADATLGSRETGGDSGVDARIFSKLAAAMGDTRNRGRILWILMTSRPDLLPIDLKRQGRAEEHISLFYPETEEDRQQVVEAMLGKNKITHEVSDWSPITRSKLTLSGADIESLLIRARRVARMAGHAAVTQADLEQVANEFSPARDEMAIEYQVLVAAREATSREMIPEQYRHLSPQELSQRIEVLRSFVR encoded by the coding sequence ATGTCATCACGCACGAAACTGCTACTCGACGAAATTGAGCAACTGCCGGCGTGGGCGCAAAAGATGGCGCGCAAGTATTACGCCGGCGAGGCCAGCCACTTCCTGCTCTACAACAACATCTATGACCTGGTGCGCTCGGGCAACGAGTACATCAGCCTGCTGAACTACCTTCAGCGCGAGCTGGTCGGCACCAAGCACCTGCTGACCTACAACCGCAGCGAAGGCATCAAGTTCGGCTCGCCGGAAGCCGAGCGCTCGTTCGCCGCTCTGCTGCGCGTCAGCGACCCGCTCGCAGGGCGCGACGCCATGCGCAACCTGCCGAAAGACCCGGCGCGCGCCTTGCCGTTGATCGAGCATTTCCTGTTGTATGGCGATCAGGTGGCGGTGATGATCAACTTTCTCGACACCATCATCCCGGCCGGCGACGTCAGCTATATGGGAGGCGAAGACCGCACGAATCTCGTCGCCTTTCAACGCTGGGTCACCAGCTCGCGGCTGTTGAAGAAAGACAACATCGTTATCCTGATCGGCGAGAGCGTCGCCGAGATTCACCCGCGCATCCGCAACAACTCAAGGCTCGCGGCCATCGAGATCGCTTACCCGGATGACAACGAGCGGCTGGAGTTCATTCGCTATATGCGCGGCCAGTTGCCGCAGTTGAAAGTCGAAGTCACCGACGAGCAGTTATCGCTAATGACATCGGGGCTCAACCGTGTGCATCTGAATTCGCTGCTGCGCAGCGCCGCAAGCGACGCCGACGGCCTGACGCTCGACAAGATCCGCTCGAAGAAGAAAGAGCTGATCGAGGCCGAGTGCGTCGGGCTGGTCGAATTCGTGCAGCCCAATTACGGGCTGGAATCGGTCGGCGGCATGGCGAAGGCGAAAGAATACATGCGGTCGATCTCTGAGGCGATCCGCGCCGGCAACACCGAAGAAGCGCCGATGGGCATTCTGATCTCGGGGCCGGTCGGCACCGGCAAGACTTTTCTGGCGATGTGCTTCGCGCACGACTGCGGCATGAACGTCGTCGCGTTCAAGAATTTCCGTGAGCGTTGGGTCGGCTCAAGCGAAGCGAACCTGGAAAAGATATTGAACCTGCTGCAAACCCTCGCGCCGATTGTCGTGCTGGTTGACGAAGCCGATGCGACGCTGGGGTCGCGCGAAACCGGCGGCGATTCCGGGGTTGATGCGAGAATCTTTTCAAAGCTCGCGGCGGCAATGGGCGACACGCGCAACCGCGGGCGCATCCTGTGGATACTGATGACCAGCCGGCCTGACCTGTTGCCGATTGACCTGAAGCGCCAGGGCCGCGCCGAAGAGCATATTTCCCTGTTCTATCCCGAAACGGAAGAAGACCGCCAGCAGGTGGTTGAAGCCATGCTTGGCAAAAACAAGATCACCCACGAGGTCAGCGACTGGTCGCCGATCACCCGTAGCAAGCTGACGCTGTCGGGCGCAGACATCGAATCGCTGCTGATTCGCGCTCGCCGGGTCGCCCGCATGGCAGGCCACGCGGCGGTCACACAGGCCGACCTTGAGCAGGTGGCCAACGAATTCAGCCCGGCGCGCGACGAGATGGCCATCGAATATCAGGTACTAGTGGCAGCGCGCGAAGCGACTTCGCGCGAGATGATCCCGGAACAGTACCGCCACCTCTCACCGCAGGAGTTGAGCCAGCGCATCGAAGTCTTGCGCTCGTTCGTCAGGTAG
- a CDS encoding type II toxin-antitoxin system HicB family antitoxin — MLTQYIKAAMRQARYEMLADDGSFYGEIAGFEGVYANAGTLEACRDELEEVLEEWILFRVSRNLSLPVVDGLSLTIKEVA; from the coding sequence ATGCTCACACAATACATCAAAGCGGCGATGCGACAGGCTCGGTATGAGATGCTCGCGGATGATGGCAGCTTTTATGGAGAGATCGCCGGCTTCGAGGGCGTCTATGCAAATGCGGGAACGCTCGAAGCTTGCCGGGACGAGTTGGAAGAAGTGCTTGAAGAATGGATTCTGTTTCGGGTATCGCGCAACCTCTCGTTGCCAGTCGTGGACGGGTTATCGTTGACCATTAAGGAAGTCGCCTGA
- a CDS encoding type II toxin-antitoxin system HicA family toxin: MPRFGPIKRADLIRYLKKAGFDGPFAGSKHQLMIRGDRTLRIPNPHQSDIGKE, encoded by the coding sequence ATGCCGCGCTTCGGGCCAATCAAGCGGGCAGACTTGATTCGCTATTTGAAGAAAGCTGGCTTTGACGGCCCGTTTGCTGGTTCCAAGCATCAATTGATGATTCGCGGGGATCGCACGTTGCGCATCCCCAATCCACATCAGAGCGACATCGGCAAAGAGTGA
- a CDS encoding hemolysin III family protein, whose translation MSESDDNTFIEEMANSITHGLGLALSVAGFVVLLVLSIMRGSAWHIVGCSIFGLTLVLAYLASTLYHSLHRSSFRRVLQILDHSAIYLLIAGTYTPFTLINLRGVWGWTLFALVWTLSLAGIAFKFMHGDRFKIISTIGYVALGWIAVIAIKPLFAAVPLAGITWLFAGGLCYTVGVIFFAWKRLPFSHAVWHLFVVAGSVCHYCAVLFYVLPVRV comes from the coding sequence ATGAGCGAAAGTGACGATAATACCTTTATCGAAGAGATGGCCAACAGCATCACGCATGGCCTCGGCCTGGCCTTGAGCGTCGCCGGCTTCGTTGTCCTGCTGGTGCTGTCGATTATGCGAGGCAGCGCATGGCACATCGTTGGCTGTAGCATCTTCGGCCTGACGCTCGTTCTCGCCTATCTCGCCTCGACGCTCTATCACAGCCTGCACCGTTCGAGCTTCCGACGCGTGCTGCAAATCCTCGATCACTCGGCCATCTACCTGCTGATCGCCGGAACGTACACGCCGTTTACGCTCATCAACCTGCGCGGCGTCTGGGGCTGGACGCTGTTTGCGCTGGTCTGGACGCTGTCGCTCGCCGGCATCGCCTTCAAGTTTATGCACGGCGACCGCTTCAAAATCATTTCAACCATCGGCTATGTCGCCCTCGGCTGGATCGCGGTGATCGCCATCAAGCCGCTGTTTGCCGCCGTGCCACTGGCCGGCATCACATGGCTCTTTGCCGGCGGCCTGTGCTACACAGTCGGCGTCATCTTCTTCGCCTGGAAGCGGCTGCCGTTCAGTCACGCGGTCTGGCATCTCTTCGTCGTCGCCGGCAGCGTCTGCCATTACTGCGCCGTGCTGTTCTACGTCCTGCCGGTGCGCGTGTGA